Sequence from the Streptomyces mobaraensis NBRC 13819 = DSM 40847 genome:
CGCCGGAGAACCGGGCTCCGTGTTCCGGTGCGCCGAGGTCGGCGATGGAGACGACCTTCCGCGGGTCCCCGGTCAGTTCGACGAGCTGGCGGATTACACCCGAGCCGGCCAGGTCGAGCGCCGCGTCGACGCGGCCGATCCGCCGGACCCGTTCGGTCCAGCCCTCTCCGTAGGTCGTGGCGAGGGCGCCCAGTCCGCGCAGGTAGTCCTGGTTCGCGGCCGAGGCCGTACCGATCACCGTGATGCCACGGTCGCGGGCGATCTGCAGCACCGCCGATCCGACACCCCCGGACGCGCCGCTGACCAGCAGCGTCTGCCCGGGCCGCACACCGGACTCGCGGATGACGCGCAGCGCGGTCTCCACGACGGAGGGGTACCCGGCGGCCTCCGCGAAGGTCAGGCCCTCCGGCATCCGGGCCCAGGCCGACAGCACGGCGTACTCGGCGTAGGTGCCGGAGCCCCGCCCGAAAACGGCGTCGCCGACCTCCACCCCTTCCACGCCCTCGCCGACCTCGTCCACCACTCCGGCGGCGTCCTGCCCCACCCCGGCGGGCAGTTCGACCGGGCGGGTCTCCTGGAACTGGCCTTCCCGGATCCTCCAGTCGACGGGGTTCACGCCCGCCGCCCGCACGGCGACGCGTATGCGGCCGGGGCCCGCGTGGGGCTCGTCGGCGTCGACGAGGCGGAGTACGTCGGGGCCGCCGAACTCGGCGAAGGTCACTTTCTTCATGTGGGGACCGTAGCACTAACGGTTAGGGTTTTGTAGCCGTTACTGGAATGTGCCCGGGGTGACGCCGAAGGGCGCCGCCCCCTTCGGGGCGGCGCCTGTCGGCCTTGACCGCCGTGCGTCAGCGGCAGTTGACCCACTTGTTGGAGCCCTGGTTCCAGACCGTGCCGCCGGTCCCCTTGGTGCCACGGGCGAGTACGGCGCTGTCGCCGTGGTAGTTCTTGGCGCCGTACCACTGGTAGTCGCACGAAGTGCCGTGGTTGTACCAGGACTTGAAGCCCTGGAAGACGGAGTACTTGGTCAGGTCCGCGTTGTTCCCCGCGACCTGCTGCCGGTGGCCGGTGTAGTTCTGGCCGGACCAGACGCAGAAGTAGCCCGCCGGGCAGTCCGACGCCGCCTGCGCCGCGGTCGATGCCGCGCCGGCGACCCCCGCGGTCCCGGCCAGCAGACCGCCGGTCAGCGCGACGCCGCCGGCCAGGACCGCGAACTTTCTCGTCATGCGCATGTCGTTCCCGCCTTCGTAAGACGTGGGTGGACCGGCCGCACCGGCCGGTTCGGTGATGAGACTGCGGGCGGCGGGGCCGGTGAGGCCATGAGTGGCGCGGAGTTGGTGAACTCAGGGGATGTCCCAGGCGGTGAGCTGCTGGGACGCGGTCCCGGGTGACGGGGTGGTGAGACGGGCTGAGGGGTGTTGGGCCTAGTTGTTGACCTGTGGGTCAAAAAAACGCTAGCCTGACGATCATGGGAAGGCCGAAGCAGTTCGATCCGGACCTCGCCGTCGAGCGGGCCATGGAGGTGTTCTGGAGCAAGGGGTACGCCGCCACCACGCCCCAGGATCTGGTCGACGCGCTCGGCATCGGCAAGGGCAGCCTCTACAACGCCTTCGGCAGCAAACGGGAGTTGTTCGAGCGGGCGCTGTGCCGGTACCGCGACAGCCAGGCGCTCGCGCTCATCGAACTGCTGGAGGCCGACGGTCCGGTCAAGGAGCGGCTCCGCCGGACGCTGCGCCTGCTCGCCGAGATGGATCTCGCCGACCCCGTCCGCCGGGGTTGCATGGCCGTCAACACGGCAGCTGAGCTGGGCGGCAGGGATGAAGAGGCCGTCGCGCTCGTCCGGCGCATGTTCGACCGTACCGAGGACGCTTTCCGCGCCCTGGTCGAGGAGGGGCAGCGAGCGGGGGAACTGGCCGCCGGCCGTGATGCCCAGGGCCTCGGGAGCCTCCTGCTGAACACGGTGATCGGCCTGCGGCTGATGGCCCGGGTCGCCGACGGCCCTGAACGGCTGGACCGGGTGATCGACGCAGTGATCGACGGCCTCTGAAGTGCGCGTTGAGGGGATTTGACGTGTTCTGACGCGCTCTGAAGGGCGGCCGCCGGGGAGCGGCCCCCAGCGCGTCCGCGCGGCGCCACGCCCCAGTCGCTCGACCGCTCACCCGTCGGCCTCCCCTGCGCTCTTTTTGTACCTTCAATTCAAGAATGATGAGGAACCATGGATCTCCACCTCACCGGCAAGACCGCCGTCGTCACCGGCGCGAGCCGCGGCATCGGCCTGGCGACCGTCCGTTCGCTGGTCGCCGAGGGTGTCCGCGTGGTCGGAGCGGCCCGGACGGTCACTCCGGAACTGCGCGAGACGGGCGCCGTGGCCGTCTCCGCCGACCTGGGCACGCCCGAGGGCGTACGCACCCTGGAGGAGCGGGCCCTCACCGCCCTCGGCGGCATCGACCTGCTGGTCAACAACGTCGGCGCCGGGGATGACGTCGAGCCGGGCGGCTTCCTCGACGTGGACGACGACCAGTGGCGGGGCGTCTTCGACCTCAACCTCATGAGCGCCGTACGTGTCTCCCGGTTCGCCCTGCCCAGCCTCCTCGAGCGGCGCGGGACGATCGTCAACGTCTCGTCGGTCAACTCCCGCCTCCCCGCGGTCGGTCCCATCGCGTACAGCGCGGCGAAGGCGGCGCTGACCGCGTTCGGGAAGTCCCTCAACGAGGAGTTCGGCCCGCGGGGCGTGCGCGTCAACACCGTGTCCCCCGGCGTCGTCCGGACCAGCATCTGGGCGGGGCCGGAGAGTTTCGGCGGGCGGGTCGCGGCGGCGGCCGGGGTCGAGGACTACGACGCCTTCCTCCAGGGCCTGCCGGCGGCGTTCGGCATCACCACCGGGCGGATCACCGAGCCGGAGGAGGTCGCGGCGCTGATCACGTTCCTGCTGTCCGACGTGGCGGGCAACGTCTCCGGCGCGGACTATGTGATCGACGGCGGGACGGTCAAGGTGCTGTGACCGGACGTCAAGGTGCTGTGACCGGACGGTCAAGGCGCTGTGACCCGCGCGGCGGCCGACTGCCTCCCCGGCGTCAGTACGCCACGGTGAACCGCGCCGCGCGGTGCCTCGGCCGCTCCGCCTCGTCCAGCAGGGCGACCGCGAAGTCCTGGTACGAGATGGTCGAGTTGCCGTCGGCGTCGACCAGCAGCTCGTCGGTGCCCGAGCGGTAGCGGCCCGTCCGTTCGCCGTTCACCAGCAGGGCCGGCGGGCTGGCGTACGTCCACTCGACGTCGGGGCCGGCGGCGCGGACGAGGGCGTACTGGTCTGTGCTCGCCCGGGCGATCGGCCGCCAGGCGTCCTGCACCCAGGCGGGGTCGTCGAGGACGGTGCGTCCGCCGCCGCCCGGCACGGTCAGGCTGCCCGCGCCGCCGACGACCAGCAGCCGGGCGCCGGTTCCGGCGACGCCGGCGAGCAGTGCCTTGGTGGCGGTGACCAGGTCGTGTTCGCGGCCCGGCGCCGGGCGGACCGCGCTCACCACGACGTCCTGGCCGGCGGCCAGCCGTGCCACGTCGGCGGGGTCGGCGGCGTCACCGGTGCGGTGGGCCGCCGCGGCGGGCAGCCGGTCGTAGCGGGCCGCGTCCCGGACCACGGCCGTGACCTGGTGGCCACGGGTCAGTGCCTCGGCCGCGATGGTGCTTCCGGCGTTTCCTGCCGCGCCGAAGACGGTGATGCGCATGGTCGTTCTCCTTGTGGATGTTGTTGAAGAAGTCGAAGAAGCGGGTCAGCGGGTCGGCGCGGCGGCCTCGCGCCGGGCCGCCGACGGGCGGAGCTGGGCCGCGACGAGGGAGCCGAGGACGATCAGACCGCCCAGCGACTGGAGGGCGGTGAGCCGCTCCCCGACGGCGATCAGACCGATGGCCGTGGCGACGAGCGGGCTGAGCAGGCCGAGGAACGTCACATCCGTGGCGGGGAGTTCGCGCAGTCCGCGGAACCACAGGGCGTAGGCGAGCGCGGTCCCGACGGCGGAGAGGTAGGCGTACCCGGCCAGGTTGCCGGCGGTCAGGCCGGCCGGCGGAAGGCCCTCGACGAGCAGGGCGACCGGTACGAGGAGCGCTCCGCCGGCCACCAGTTGCCAGCCGGTGGTGGCGAGGAGGGGCGCCGGGGACGGCCAGCGCTTGCTGAGAACCACGCCCGTCGCCATGAGGAGGGCTCCGCCGAGCGCGGCGGCGACCCCGACGCCGTCCAGCCGCGCCTCGGCCCGGAGGACCAGCAGGCCGACGCCCGCGACGCCCGCGATGCCGGCTATGAGGGTGCGGGTGGTGAGCCGTTTGCCGAGGAGGCCGGTGGAGAGGAGGGCGGCGATCAGGGGCTGTACGGAGCCGACGGTGGCCGCGACGCCACCGGGGAGGCGGTAGGCGGCGACGAAGAGGAGGGCGAAGAAGGCGCCGATGTTGAGCGTTCCGAGGACGAGCGCGCGCCACCACCAGTCGCCGCGCGGCAGCCGTCGGGTCAGGGCCACCAGGAACAGGCCGGCGGGCAGCGCCCGCAGGACCGCCGCCAGCAGCGGGCGGCCCGGAGGCAGCCACTCGGTGGTGACGTAGTAGGTGGTGCCCCAGAGGGCCGGGGCGAGCGCGGTGAGGAGGAGGACACGCAGTCGTTTGCTTAGCACGAAGATAAATTAGCTCACCGCTAAGCTAAGTTGATCGCGGAGGTGAGGTGATCTACCTCACCGCTAAGGCATTGCTAGGGTGGATACGTGGCAGATCATGTCGACCTCGTGCTGGAACAGTGGGCCGCCCAGCGGCCCGACCTGGACGTCTCGCCCATGGCCGTGTTCGGCAGGCTGAGCCGGCTCAAGCGGGTGGTCGACGCCGAACTGGGGCGCACCTTCGCCGCCCACGGCCTCGACAGGGCCTCGTTCGACGTCCTCGCCACCCTGCGCCGCAGCGCGCCCCCGCACCGCCTGACGCCGACCGAGCTGATGCGGGCCGGAATGGTCACCTCCGGCGCGATCAGCCAGCGCCTCGACCGCCTGGAGGGGCGTGGCCTGGTGGTCCGCACCCCCAACGAGGAGGACGGGCGCGGCGTCCGCGTCTCCCTGACGGACGAGGGGCGCGAGCTCATCGACCGGGCGCTCCCGGAACACCTCGCGACCGAGCGGCGCCTGCTGGGTCCGCTGTCGAACGAGAAGCGGGACCGGTTCGTCGAGACGTTGCGGGAGCTCCTGGAGGAGCTTGAGGGGCCGGCCGGGCCGGTGGGAGCGGCGTGCTGCCACAACTCCGGGCGGACGAGCGGGGCTTGCTGCGCCGTGTGAGGCCCCCACCGGGGCGTCCGCCGGCTCAGGGACGCCGGACTGCCGCTCGTCGACGCGGTGTCCGTGCTCGACGGCCCCGCGCTGGGCGCCGACCGGACGGCCGGCGGCGGTCCCGGCTCCGTACTGCTGCGCGCGGAGTGCGACGAACTCGTCCTCACCAGCGGGGAGATCGGCGGGGGAACCGCCGGCGTCACCCTGCGCGCCGGGTGCACCGGGCCGCCGCTGCGCGTCGCCTTCGATCCGGCGGTGCTCCTGCCGGCCCTGGACGCGGGTGTCGGCCCGGACGTGCTGCTGGAGATCGCGTCCTCCGCCGGCCCGGTCGTCGTGCGCTCGGCCGACCAGGGGAGCTTCACGACGCTCGTCATGCCGGTCCGCGACACCTCGGCCGCTTCCGACCGGCAGGGTTGATCGCCGGCGGTGAAGGCAGGCGCTCGGACGGGCAGGGGCGGGGCGCTCATCCCGTGAGGGGCGGGAGCGTCAGGACGGGCCTGGTGAGGGCGGGGGTCAGACGGCCCAGGGGAGCGCGCGCGAGCCCGGCTGGCCCGGTATGGACACCTGTCCGTCGGCGCGCATGGCGACGATCGCCTCGGCGCCCGCGTCGTCCGCCGCGCGCACCTGGCGCAGCACGCCGGGCGGCAGGACGGCCGCGCCGCCCGCGGGCACGGTCGTGGTGGTCCCGTCGGCGGTGAAGGAGAGCGCGCCGCTGAGTACCGTCCACACCTGCTCGCGGTCCATGACGTGTTCCGGGCCTGCGGCGCCCGCCTCCATCCGGACGCGCCATGTGCTGAGTTCGGCGCTGCCGACGCTGGGGGCGGCGAGGTGCGTCATGACGGCGTTGGGGGTGGTGGTCGTGCGGTCGGGGGACGGGGTGATGGCGTGCATCGCGTTTCTCCGAGGGTCGGGATGGGAAGGCGGCGCGAGAGTGAGTAAAGCAGCTTTACTCGCCCCTGGTGCGGATGAGTAAAGCAGCTTTACTGTCGTGTGTCAGCATGTTTCCGTGACCGACGACCCGATCAGCCGCGCCGACCCCTTCCCCGGCCTCGAACTCACCTTCCTGCTGGGCATGGGCTTCCAGCTCCTGCTCGGGGAGTTCAACGCGCGGCTGGCGCAGGCGGGTTACGGGGACCTGCGGCCCGTGCACGGCATGGCGTTCCAGGTCCTGCGCGGCGAGGGCGCCACCGCCAGTGAGCTCGCGGAACGGCTGGGAATGACGAAACAGGCGGCGGGGCAGCTCGTCGACCAGTTGGAGAAGACGGGCTACGTCCGCAGGGAGCCGCATCCGGCGGGCGGGCGGCGGAGGCTGGTCGTCCTCACCGAGCCGGCCCACGCCCATCTGGCCGTCGCCGGGCGCGTCATGCACCGGCTGGAGGCCGAGCTCGGCGACCGGTCCGACGGGCCCGACCTGCCCGTCCTCCA
This genomic interval carries:
- a CDS encoding TetR/AcrR family transcriptional regulator, yielding MGRPKQFDPDLAVERAMEVFWSKGYAATTPQDLVDALGIGKGSLYNAFGSKRELFERALCRYRDSQALALIELLEADGPVKERLRRTLRLLAEMDLADPVRRGCMAVNTAAELGGRDEEAVALVRRMFDRTEDAFRALVEEGQRAGELAAGRDAQGLGSLLLNTVIGLRLMARVADGPERLDRVIDAVIDGL
- a CDS encoding MarR family winged helix-turn-helix transcriptional regulator codes for the protein MADHVDLVLEQWAAQRPDLDVSPMAVFGRLSRLKRVVDAELGRTFAAHGLDRASFDVLATLRRSAPPHRLTPTELMRAGMVTSGAISQRLDRLEGRGLVVRTPNEEDGRGVRVSLTDEGRELIDRALPEHLATERRLLGPLSNEKRDRFVETLRELLEELEGPAGPVGAACCHNSGRTSGACCAV
- a CDS encoding NAD(P)-dependent oxidoreductase codes for the protein MRITVFGAAGNAGSTIAAEALTRGHQVTAVVRDAARYDRLPAAAAHRTGDAADPADVARLAAGQDVVVSAVRPAPGREHDLVTATKALLAGVAGTGARLLVVGGAGSLTVPGGGGRTVLDDPAWVQDAWRPIARASTDQYALVRAAGPDVEWTYASPPALLVNGERTGRYRSGTDELLVDADGNSTISYQDFAVALLDEAERPRHRAARFTVAY
- a CDS encoding oxidoreductase translates to MDLHLTGKTAVVTGASRGIGLATVRSLVAEGVRVVGAARTVTPELRETGAVAVSADLGTPEGVRTLEERALTALGGIDLLVNNVGAGDDVEPGGFLDVDDDQWRGVFDLNLMSAVRVSRFALPSLLERRGTIVNVSSVNSRLPAVGPIAYSAAKAALTAFGKSLNEEFGPRGVRVNTVSPGVVRTSIWAGPESFGGRVAAAAGVEDYDAFLQGLPAAFGITTGRITEPEEVAALITFLLSDVAGNVSGADYVIDGGTVKVL
- a CDS encoding MerR family transcriptional regulator — its product is MSVLDGPALGADRTAGGGPGSVLLRAECDELVLTSGEIGGGTAGVTLRAGCTGPPLRVAFDPAVLLPALDAGVGPDVLLEIASSAGPVVVRSADQGSFTTLVMPVRDTSAASDRQG
- a CDS encoding peptidase inhibitor family I36 protein, which produces MRMTRKFAVLAGGVALTGGLLAGTAGVAGAASTAAQAASDCPAGYFCVWSGQNYTGHRQQVAGNNADLTKYSVFQGFKSWYNHGTSCDYQWYGAKNYHGDSAVLARGTKGTGGTVWNQGSNKWVNCR
- a CDS encoding cupin domain-containing protein; translation: MHAITPSPDRTTTTPNAVMTHLAAPSVGSAELSTWRVRMEAGAAGPEHVMDREQVWTVLSGALSFTADGTTTTVPAGGAAVLPPGVLRQVRAADDAGAEAIVAMRADGQVSIPGQPGSRALPWAV
- a CDS encoding MarR family winged helix-turn-helix transcriptional regulator, yielding MGFQLLLGEFNARLAQAGYGDLRPVHGMAFQVLRGEGATASELAERLGMTKQAAGQLVDQLEKTGYVRREPHPAGGRRRLVVLTEPAHAHLAVAGRVMHRLEAELGDRSDGPDLPVLHAELARLVRVVGGDEPPPLRPVW
- a CDS encoding NADP-dependent oxidoreductase, which translates into the protein MKKVTFAEFGGPDVLRLVDADEPHAGPGRIRVAVRAAGVNPVDWRIREGQFQETRPVELPAGVGQDAAGVVDEVGEGVEGVEVGDAVFGRGSGTYAEYAVLSAWARMPEGLTFAEAAGYPSVVETALRVIRESGVRPGQTLLVSGASGGVGSAVLQIARDRGITVIGTASAANQDYLRGLGALATTYGEGWTERVRRIGRVDAALDLAGSGVIRQLVELTGDPRKVVSIADLGAPEHGARFSGVTGDVPRALAEAVDLMSRGRLHIPVEKSYTLADAAAAHIDSRAGHTRGRRVLVV
- a CDS encoding EamA family transporter yields the protein MLSKRLRVLLLTALAPALWGTTYYVTTEWLPPGRPLLAAVLRALPAGLFLVALTRRLPRGDWWWRALVLGTLNIGAFFALLFVAAYRLPGGVAATVGSVQPLIAALLSTGLLGKRLTTRTLIAGIAGVAGVGLLVLRAEARLDGVGVAAALGGALLMATGVVLSKRWPSPAPLLATTGWQLVAGGALLVPVALLVEGLPPAGLTAGNLAGYAYLSAVGTALAYALWFRGLRELPATDVTFLGLLSPLVATAIGLIAVGERLTALQSLGGLIVLGSLVAAQLRPSAARREAAAPTR